The genomic interval CATCTACCAATATTTTACCACTATTATGAGGAATTAATCCTGCAGTTATCCTCAACAATGTAGTTTTTCCACAACCAGAAGGCCCTAATAGAGCAATTAATTCACCCTTATCAACAGAAAAATTAATATTATCCAATGCTTTTACATTGTCATAGTACTTGCAAATATTTTCAAATAGAATTTTCACCTTTATCCCTCCTCATTTTAAATATATTGTCTAAATTAAAAATTAGATAAAATAGTCCTAAAAAAGCAAGGCTAGTAAAGGATAACAACAAAGACATAGCTGCGGCTGCACCTATTGTATAACCATATGTTGAAAGAAAAATCATCTGAACCGCTACCTTATTGCTAGGTATCATCAATAAAATTATAGCACCTAATGTTACCATCCCGGAGCTAAAATTCTTCATAAAAGAATTTACAAATGCCGGTTTAAGTTGGGGCAATGTTATCCAAGCAAAAGTTCCTATTTCACCCATTCCTAAGTTAAAAGAAGCTAATTCCATACTTGGATCTATATGAGAAAGCAATGCATATCCAGTTCTTAACCCTACATTCATAAACCTAGTGATACATATTATATATATTACGATTTTAGTCCCAATCAAAACTAAAGGTTCTTTGTTGAATGTTGTTAAATATGCCATCCCATACAATATTCCTGGCACAGCTGCTGGCAAAGTAGCTATAAAATCGATAATTTGAGATGTTTTAAAATTCTTTCTATACATCAAATAGGACAAAAATACTCCCAACAATGAGGATATAGAAGCTGATACAAGTGCAAGTTTAATACTGTTTCCAAAAGCACTAAAATCTCTTGTAAATATGGCCTTAAAATGATCTAATGTAAATGTGTAATCATGTCCCCATTGGACTGTAAAACCACCCATAACTATAAATAAATACTTTACACAAATCAACAGTATATATAGCATAGTTATTGCTATTAATATATATTTTACAAACTTATTAATTCCTTTATATTCAATGTCTTCAGAACTAATCCTATCTGAAAAGTATAATCTTTTACTCACAACATATTTTTGTAGCATAAAAGCTAATAAGCAAGGGAGCAATAGAAGAGTTCCCAACAAAGCACCTGTTCTCAAATCAAATAACCCAGTTATTTCAATATAAAGTTGAGCTGCTAAGGTTCGATAAGATCCTCCTATAATTATAGGGGTGCTAAAGTCTGCCATGGATGATAAAAATATCAATAAGCTGGTATTTGTTATTTCTGGCAACATGGTTCTAAATGTTATAGTCTTAAACACGTCCCATTCACTAGCTCCCATGTTTCTAGCAGCTTCTTCTAAACTTGGATTGATTTTGTCTATAGCACTAGATATGAGTATATAAGCTAAGGAGATTAGACCTAAGGACTGCATGATTACTATCCCCTTAAATCCAAAAGGACTTATGGACAGACCTAACAATTTGTTGGTAATGAGTCCCCTTTTCCCAAATAACATTATATATGCAATACTACCTACAAAAGGTGGATTTATTAGTGGAGTTAGCATTAAAATTCTCAATAGTTTTCTACCTCTAAAATTGATTCTCTTCAATGTTAAAGCTGCAATAAAGCCAATTGTAGTAGAAATAATAGTCGTAGTTATGGATAAAAGCAAACTATTATTCAAAAGTTTAAGACCATTGTTCAATTTTTCATGAGAAACTTGAAAAATACTATTTTTATCAACACTGTAGATTATTATATTTAGCATAGGATAAAGTATAAAACAAATTAAAAGTATACTTATCAGTATATATATTATTTTAACAAAAGTTGTCGGTTTATTTTTTTCCAAATCTATCACCTATGATATCTAATATTTTGCCTACTTAAATGAAATTTGCATGTAGAAGATTAAAGTCTTACTACATGCAAACTATTATTTTCTATCTACCTTTTTCTTGCAACAAACTGTTCCATTTCTCAATTATTGCATCTCTGTTTTCTGCTCCAACTTTAAAATCTGATGGGAACAATTTTACATCTTTTATATCAACTATACCTTCTGGCATTTCTACATCTTCTCTAGCAACTGCTGCATGTCTTATCTTTGCAATTTGTTCCATTCCTCTTTTTGATAATAGCCATTCAACTAAAATTTTAGCAGCTTCTTCATTTTTTGAACCTTTTACTACTGCTACTGGTTGAGGCCACCATCCTGTCCCATCTGTTGGATAAACTAGTTTTACAAAATCATATTGTTCTTCTAATTCTCTATCCCCATCACTTGGATTGATACCAACTATTGCTTCACCATTTATAACATTTTGAGAAGGTCCGCCACCCTTTGGTGTAAAGAAAGGTACTTGGTCCATTAATTTGCTAATGTATTCCCAACCTTCTTCTTCTCCTTTACTTTGAAGAATAGCTGAAACTATATTATATGCAGTTCCTGAAGAAGCTGGGTCTGAAAGAGATACTTCGCCTTTTAAACCTTCTTGTAGAAGATCATCCCATGTTTCAGGCATTTTCAATCCTCTTTCTTCAATTAAATCTTTGTTAACGACTAAATTAACCAATGTTAAAGATGTTCCATACCAGTATCC from Sporanaerobacter acetigenes DSM 13106 carries:
- a CDS encoding ABC transporter permease; this encodes MLNIIIYSVDKNSIFQVSHEKLNNGLKLLNNSLLLSITTTIISTTIGFIAALTLKRINFRGRKLLRILMLTPLINPPFVGSIAYIMLFGKRGLITNKLLGLSISPFGFKGIVIMQSLGLISLAYILISSAIDKINPSLEEAARNMGASEWDVFKTITFRTMLPEITNTSLLIFLSSMADFSTPIIIGGSYRTLAAQLYIEITGLFDLRTGALLGTLLLLPCLLAFMLQKYVVSKRLYFSDRISSEDIEYKGINKFVKYILIAITMLYILLICVKYLFIVMGGFTVQWGHDYTFTLDHFKAIFTRDFSAFGNSIKLALVSASISSLLGVFLSYLMYRKNFKTSQIIDFIATLPAAVPGILYGMAYLTTFNKEPLVLIGTKIVIYIICITRFMNVGLRTGYALLSHIDPSMELASFNLGMGEIGTFAWITLPQLKPAFVNSFMKNFSSGMVTLGAIILLMIPSNKVAVQMIFLSTYGYTIGAAAAMSLLLSFTSLAFLGLFYLIFNLDNIFKMRRDKGENSI
- a CDS encoding ABC transporter substrate-binding protein, encoding MSKRILSLILALVLILSLTACGKTEQTEPETAEEIKEETTEAIDFENFDKEKYKDVTLNVYCVADIVAPICDVFYEDTGIKVESLVMSNGEILQRLKNEKEANTVIADVWFTGGADAFIDAASNDVLLPYDSIEGKNIPDNMKDKDGYWYGTSLTLVNLVVNKDLIEERGLKMPETWDDLLQEGLKGEVSLSDPASSGTAYNIVSAILQSKGEEEGWEYISKLMDQVPFFTPKGGGPSQNVINGEAIVGINPSDGDRELEEQYDFVKLVYPTDGTGWWPQPVAVVKGSKNEEAAKILVEWLLSKRGMEQIAKIRHAAVAREDVEMPEGIVDIKDVKLFPSDFKVGAENRDAIIEKWNSLLQEKGR